In Roseomonas gilardii, a genomic segment contains:
- a CDS encoding IS5 family transposase, whose amino-acid sequence MTARKPYPSDVSDEEWGLVAPYLTLLSEQAGQREHSLREVFNGLRYVVKTGAPWRWMPNDLPPWAAVYQQTQRWLAAGCFEALAEDLRIVLRLAAGRKPQPSAAILDSRTLRSTPESGERAGYDGAKRKKGSKLHLAVDTLGHLLALHVTPASADDRAEVGRLAQAVQASTGQSVDLAYVDQGYTGRKAADAAKAHGIELEVIKLPEAKRGFVLLPRRWVVERSFAWATRFRRLVKDYERYASTLADLHLVAFACIMLKQAAQLAAGP is encoded by the coding sequence ATGACTGCCCGCAAGCCGTACCCGTCCGATGTGTCTGATGAGGAGTGGGGGCTGGTCGCGCCCTATCTGACGCTGCTGTCAGAACAGGCTGGACAGCGGGAACATTCGCTACGCGAGGTGTTCAATGGGCTGCGTTATGTGGTGAAGACCGGCGCACCCTGGCGCTGGATGCCGAATGATCTGCCGCCCTGGGCGGCGGTGTACCAGCAGACGCAGCGATGGCTGGCGGCAGGCTGCTTCGAGGCGCTGGCCGAGGACCTCCGGATCGTGCTGCGGCTGGCCGCGGGGAGAAAGCCGCAGCCCAGTGCTGCCATTCTGGATAGCCGGACCTTGCGCTCCACGCCGGAGAGCGGCGAACGGGCGGGCTACGACGGTGCCAAGCGGAAGAAAGGTTCCAAGCTGCACCTGGCGGTCGACACGCTGGGGCATCTGCTGGCGCTCCATGTCACGCCCGCCAGCGCTGACGATCGCGCTGAGGTGGGGCGTCTCGCTCAGGCAGTGCAGGCCTCGACGGGCCAGAGCGTCGATCTGGCCTATGTCGACCAAGGCTATACGGGAAGAAAAGCAGCCGATGCTGCGAAAGCCCACGGCATCGAGTTGGAGGTGATCAAGCTGCCAGAAGCCAAGCGCGGCTTTGTCCTGCTGCCGCGGCGCTGGGTCGTCGAGCGCTCCTTTGCTTGGGCTACCCGCTTTCGGCGCCTGGTGAAGGACTACGAGCGCTACGCCAGCACTCTCGCCGACCTGCACCTTGTCGCCTTCGCCTGCATCATGCTCAAGCAGGCCGCTCAACTGGCCGCAGGTCCATAA
- a CDS encoding IS3 family transposase (programmed frameshift): protein MTKKTSNRYSPEVRERAVRMVLEHGGDHASQWAAIGSIAAKIGCTTETLRGWVRQAERDRGLRPGPTSAEGERIKALEREVRELRQANEILRKASAYFAGGGARPPLEAMIAFIDDHRGVYGVEPICRVLPIAPSTYHAHVARRGDPAKTSPRARQDLVLMEGIRQVHAANFGVYGARKVWRQLGREGIAVARCTVERLMRSMGLRGVVRGKEVRTTIADKATPCPADKVNRQFRAPRPDMLWVSDFTYVATWQGFVYAAFVIDVFARRIVGWRVSRTAHAGFVLDALEQALHDRRPAKGGLTHHSDRGGQYLSIRYTERLLEAGIEPSVGSVGDSYDNALAETVIGLFKTEVIRRRGPWRSLEAVEYATLEWVDWFNHRRLLEPIGNMPPAEAEARYYARLEEPALAA, encoded by the exons ATGACGAAGAAGACGTCGAACCGGTATTCGCCTGAGGTCCGGGAACGGGCGGTGCGGATGGTGCTGGAGCACGGAGGCGACCACGCCTCGCAGTGGGCGGCGATCGGCTCGATCGCGGCCAAGATCGGCTGCACGACGGAGACTCTGCGCGGCTGGGTAAGGCAGGCTGAGCGCGACCGGGGCCTGCGGCCTGGGCCGACGAGTGCGGAGGGGGAGCGGATCAAGGCTCTGGAACGCGAGGTTCGCGAGCTGCGCCAGGCCAATGAGATCCTGCGCAAGGCGTCGGCCTATTTCGCGG GTGGCGGAGCTCGACCGCCGCTCGAAGCCATGATCGCCTTCATCGACGATCACCGCGGGGTCTACGGTGTCGAGCCGATCTGCAGGGTGCTGCCGATCGCGCCGTCGACCTACCACGCCCATGTTGCCCGGCGTGGTGATCCGGCCAAGACCTCGCCGCGCGCCCGGCAGGACCTGGTGCTCATGGAGGGGATCCGGCAGGTGCATGCGGCCAACTTCGGGGTCTACGGCGCCCGCAAGGTCTGGCGGCAGCTCGGCCGGGAGGGCATCGCGGTGGCCCGCTGCACGGTGGAACGCCTGATGCGGAGCATGGGCCTGCGCGGCGTCGTCCGCGGCAAGGAGGTCAGGACCACGATCGCCGACAAGGCCACGCCCTGCCCGGCGGACAAGGTGAACCGCCAGTTCCGGGCGCCGCGACCGGACATGCTGTGGGTGTCGGACTTCACCTACGTCGCGACCTGGCAGGGCTTCGTCTATGCCGCCTTCGTCATCGACGTCTTCGCCCGCCGCATCGTCGGCTGGCGGGTCTCGCGGACGGCGCATGCGGGCTTTGTCCTCGATGCCCTGGAACAAGCCCTGCATGACCGCCGCCCGGCGAAGGGCGGCCTGACCCATCATAGCGACAGGGGTGGGCAGTACCTCAGCATTCGGTACACGGAACGCCTGCTCGAGGCCGGGATCGAGCCCTCGGTCGGCAGCGTCGGCGACAGCTACGACAACGCCCTCGCCGAGACCGTCATCGGCCTGTTCAAGACCGAGGTCATCCGGCGCCGTGGCCCGTGGCGATCCCTCGAGGCCGTCGAATATGCCACCCTCGAGTGGGTCGACTGGTTCAACCACCGCCGCCTCCTCGAGCCGATCGGCAACATGCCACCGGCCGAAGCAGAGGCGCGCTACTACGCCAGGCTTGAGGAGCCCGCCCTGGCAGCCTAA
- a CDS encoding GntR family transcriptional regulator gives MTDFMINAARRRPTVADQVRLYLRERIVDVRLLPNHPLSENEIANQLGLSRTPVREAFIKLEEEGLITIYPQYGTFVAPIRVSDVYDGQFVREAVESAALVRAVDRIQPSDIPPLESLLQTQTRFQDGDPAPFFEADEALHASLLRIAGHERAWHVVETAKAQHDRVRRLNVRNPLKRSSVLQEHREILDRVIAHDTAGAVAAMSNHLRGVFMSVENVMTQHPEFFVSAETLHEMPRRLPVRSRVPPASRAEPGQP, from the coding sequence GTGACGGATTTCATGATCAATGCCGCGCGTCGGCGTCCGACAGTCGCCGACCAAGTGCGCCTCTACCTTCGGGAGCGGATCGTGGACGTGCGTCTGCTGCCCAACCATCCGCTCTCAGAAAATGAGATCGCCAATCAACTCGGGCTGAGTCGGACACCCGTCCGAGAAGCCTTCATCAAACTGGAGGAAGAAGGTCTCATCACCATCTACCCCCAGTACGGAACCTTCGTGGCGCCGATCCGGGTATCCGATGTTTATGATGGGCAATTCGTCCGGGAGGCCGTGGAGAGCGCTGCGCTCGTGCGCGCTGTGGATCGGATTCAGCCTTCGGATATCCCTCCCCTCGAGTCTTTGCTGCAAACGCAGACGCGCTTTCAGGATGGGGACCCTGCGCCGTTCTTCGAGGCTGATGAGGCCTTGCACGCCAGTCTTCTCCGCATCGCGGGTCACGAACGCGCATGGCACGTGGTGGAAACGGCCAAGGCTCAGCACGACCGGGTGCGTCGCCTTAACGTTCGAAACCCACTTAAACGCAGTTCGGTGTTGCAAGAGCACCGTGAAATCTTAGACCGCGTGATTGCCCATGATACCGCCGGGGCCGTGGCAGCAATGTCCAACCACCTGCGTGGCGTGTTCATGTCGGTCGAGAATGTCATGACACAGCATCCGGAGTTCTTCGTGTCGGCTGAGACGCTGCACGAAATGCCACGCCGCTTGCCGGTAAGGTCACGCGTTCCGCCCGCATCCCGAGCAGAACCCGGCCAACCCTGA
- a CDS encoding 2-hydroxyacid dehydrogenase, producing MLYLTRGEPELYAVARGYVPPGFELVTLETDSSAELAAALQNCEVIIVATRRLDAEMIAAAPHLQLVLHQGVGYHDTIDVPALQARGVPVATTPDGTATGVSEHAVMLMLAACRHLTFADAELRAGRFHVNALRLVSRTLAERTIGYVGMGRIGQATARRLCGWGTKGIYTDPSPLSGQVESELGLQRVEFEELLERADVVTLHLPLTASTRGLINVRAFAHMRRGTVLINTARGPIVDEDALLQALETKHLGAAALDVFEREPVGPAHPLARFSNVVLTPHIAAGTLDTYGAKMRGVFANVARFYSGQQLQDQVA from the coding sequence GTGCTTTACCTTACCCGCGGCGAGCCCGAGCTTTATGCAGTAGCCCGCGGGTACGTTCCTCCCGGGTTTGAGCTTGTGACGCTGGAGACTGACAGTTCCGCCGAACTCGCCGCAGCATTGCAAAATTGCGAAGTGATTATCGTTGCTACGCGCCGCCTGGACGCGGAGATGATTGCGGCCGCCCCGCACCTTCAGCTCGTCCTGCATCAGGGAGTCGGTTACCACGATACGATTGACGTTCCGGCATTGCAGGCACGGGGCGTGCCGGTTGCAACGACGCCTGACGGTACGGCAACAGGCGTATCGGAACACGCTGTGATGCTGATGTTGGCCGCGTGCCGGCACCTGACCTTCGCCGATGCCGAGCTGCGCGCCGGGCGCTTTCATGTCAACGCGTTGCGTCTCGTGTCTCGGACCCTCGCCGAGCGGACTATCGGCTATGTGGGTATGGGACGCATTGGGCAGGCGACTGCACGTCGGCTTTGCGGATGGGGAACGAAGGGAATCTACACAGATCCCAGCCCCCTATCTGGCCAAGTCGAGTCCGAGCTTGGACTTCAACGCGTGGAGTTCGAAGAACTCCTGGAGCGTGCAGACGTGGTAACCCTTCATCTTCCACTGACGGCCTCCACGCGAGGACTGATCAACGTCCGTGCCTTCGCGCACATGCGGCGTGGCACCGTACTAATCAACACTGCTCGCGGACCGATCGTCGACGAAGACGCGCTCCTGCAGGCGCTGGAAACCAAGCATCTCGGCGCCGCGGCGCTCGACGTGTTCGAACGGGAACCGGTTGGGCCCGCCCACCCGCTCGCACGGTTCTCGAACGTCGTGCTGACCCCTCATATCGCAGCCGGCACGCTGGATACCTACGGCGCCAAGATGCGCGGAGTTTTCGCGAACGTTGCCCGCTTCTACTCGGGACAGCAGCTGCAGGATCAGGTCGCCTAG
- a CDS encoding MFS transporter, with translation MDDNRENLLLKRIAWRLVPLLTIIYLIAYIDRANISYAKLTMVQALHITEAEFGFAASLFFIGYLIFEVPSNLALNYFGARPWIARIMFTWGLATVLTAFVSSSTFFLIVRFIVGTCEAGLYPGLIFYLSLWFPQKQRTGIVGLLTLGSSLGNMFGSLIGGYSLELDGLFGFQGWQWVFLITGMPAVLMTFVTLLYLPNSPQEARFITDEERNTLDTALRRDPPPPKPAGGAPWTLGSLLTVLALSAGYGTISVAIYGIAYWLPTLVKGFGVSSGTNGLLNMVPWALASVVLFWLPRRLRSFRAVLITAMTAAALGIALFLISVSPVSNALRFTALALGAPTLYLMIPCFWATPPRLLPSAFLKGSGGAAAMAVIVSGSGLGGFVAQNLMPWIAQASGSASAPMIAPAVSLLLLGLAAFVVLLSTGNRRDVEG, from the coding sequence ATGGACGACAACCGTGAAAATCTGCTGCTCAAGCGTATAGCGTGGCGGCTCGTGCCACTGCTGACCATTATTTACCTGATCGCCTACATCGATCGCGCGAACATCTCCTACGCCAAACTAACCATGGTGCAGGCACTACATATCACGGAAGCCGAGTTCGGCTTTGCTGCGTCTCTATTCTTCATCGGATACCTGATCTTCGAAGTGCCAAGCAACTTGGCATTGAACTATTTCGGAGCGCGGCCCTGGATTGCGCGGATCATGTTCACCTGGGGCCTCGCCACCGTACTGACAGCGTTCGTCTCCTCATCGACCTTCTTCCTGATCGTGCGCTTCATCGTCGGTACTTGCGAAGCCGGGCTCTACCCGGGACTTATCTTCTACCTATCGCTTTGGTTCCCACAGAAGCAGCGCACCGGCATCGTAGGCTTGCTGACCTTGGGCAGCAGCCTCGGCAACATGTTCGGCTCGCTGATCGGCGGTTACTCGCTCGAACTCGATGGCCTGTTCGGATTTCAGGGTTGGCAGTGGGTATTCTTGATCACCGGGATGCCAGCTGTGCTGATGACCTTCGTCACGCTGCTCTACCTCCCCAACAGCCCACAGGAAGCTCGCTTCATCACGGATGAGGAGAGGAACACTCTCGATACCGCGCTGCGGCGAGATCCGCCGCCACCGAAGCCGGCCGGTGGCGCTCCTTGGACGCTAGGTTCGCTCCTCACGGTGCTGGCGCTGTCAGCGGGCTACGGCACCATCTCGGTGGCGATCTATGGCATTGCCTATTGGCTCCCGACCCTGGTGAAGGGGTTCGGGGTTAGCAGTGGCACCAACGGCCTCCTCAACATGGTGCCCTGGGCCCTCGCCTCCGTCGTCCTGTTTTGGCTTCCGCGTCGTCTGAGGAGCTTTCGCGCTGTCCTGATCACCGCCATGACCGCCGCTGCTCTCGGGATTGCTTTATTCCTGATCAGCGTTTCCCCGGTCTCCAATGCACTACGCTTTACGGCTCTCGCTCTAGGAGCGCCCACTCTCTACCTGATGATACCCTGCTTCTGGGCCACGCCTCCACGGTTGCTCCCGAGTGCCTTTCTCAAGGGGTCAGGCGGTGCCGCCGCGATGGCCGTGATTGTGTCGGGTTCGGGGCTTGGCGGCTTCGTAGCCCAAAACCTGATGCCTTGGATTGCTCAGGCTTCCGGTAGTGCCAGCGCTCCCATGATCGCTCCGGCAGTCTCTCTGCTGCTGCTCGGTCTCGCTGCCTTCGTAGTTCTGCTCTCCACCGGCAACAGGAGGGATGTTGAGGGCTAA
- a CDS encoding alpha-hydroxy acid oxidase: MSAEFHNLVDPASSPTKVIPEMARAPRQMKRIFALEDLEPAARRLLPSPIFGYVAGGAETNSSMTDNRRVFDEIQFLPRMLVGVANRTLDCEVMGKHYALPFGIAPMGVSALTGYRGDLSLARSASRAGIPMIISAASLIPLEEIAEAAPGVWYQAYLSGDREEAAAMAERVSHAGIDTFVITADSAVVPSRENNLRTGYRTPIRPNLALLRDGIMHPRWSIGTFLRTFLRHGVPHFENAAPGRGAPLLSRQAVRDFSGREALDWDVVRFVRSRWKGRLVIKGLLHAGDVALARQAGADAVILSNHGGRQLDGALSPMRALPAALEQAGGMCVMIDSGFRRGTDILKAIGLGAKFVFIGRPFNYASALAGEAGVDYVIGLLRTQLRADLGMLGLRSTREMSQEVLFLEKFARVRVH, translated from the coding sequence ATGAGTGCAGAGTTTCACAACCTCGTGGATCCGGCATCCTCGCCGACTAAAGTGATACCAGAGATGGCTCGGGCGCCGCGCCAGATGAAGCGGATCTTCGCGCTGGAGGATCTGGAGCCTGCTGCTCGGCGCCTGCTGCCAAGTCCTATCTTTGGCTATGTTGCGGGCGGGGCGGAAACAAACTCGTCGATGACTGACAACCGTCGGGTCTTCGATGAAATCCAGTTTCTGCCGCGCATGCTGGTCGGTGTGGCCAATCGAACACTCGACTGCGAGGTGATGGGCAAGCATTACGCCCTCCCCTTCGGCATCGCACCGATGGGAGTGAGCGCCCTTACTGGTTATCGTGGTGACCTTTCCCTCGCTCGCTCCGCATCCCGTGCCGGGATCCCCATGATCATCAGCGCCGCGTCCCTGATCCCGTTGGAGGAGATCGCCGAAGCGGCCCCCGGTGTCTGGTACCAAGCCTATCTCTCAGGTGACAGGGAGGAAGCGGCGGCGATGGCCGAGCGCGTGTCCCATGCTGGCATCGATACCTTCGTGATCACTGCCGACAGTGCGGTTGTGCCTAGCCGCGAGAATAATCTGAGGACTGGATACCGCACGCCGATTCGCCCGAACTTAGCGCTTCTCCGGGACGGGATCATGCATCCCCGTTGGTCGATAGGGACCTTTCTGCGCACTTTCCTCCGCCATGGGGTCCCACATTTTGAAAACGCGGCTCCAGGACGTGGAGCACCTCTGCTGTCTCGCCAAGCCGTACGTGACTTCTCAGGGCGTGAAGCGCTGGACTGGGATGTCGTAAGGTTCGTGCGATCGCGGTGGAAGGGCCGCCTCGTCATCAAGGGATTACTGCACGCCGGAGATGTCGCGCTCGCCAGGCAGGCCGGTGCCGATGCTGTTATCCTGTCTAACCACGGTGGACGCCAACTCGATGGGGCGCTTTCACCCATGCGTGCGCTGCCTGCCGCACTCGAGCAAGCCGGTGGCATGTGCGTCATGATCGACAGCGGCTTTCGCCGTGGGACAGACATCTTGAAGGCCATCGGCCTGGGAGCCAAGTTTGTCTTCATTGGCCGTCCGTTCAACTACGCCTCGGCCTTGGCTGGTGAGGCTGGTGTCGATTACGTTATAGGCCTGCTCCGCACACAACTTCGCGCTGATCTCGGTATGCTTGGCCTAAGGAGTACACGAGAGATGAGCCAGGAAGTTCTTTTCCTGGAGAAGTTTGCGCGAGTCAGAGTTCACTGA
- a CDS encoding transposase, whose product MFNKPKNWRRVATRYDKTAVSYLGFDSSASAFLWISFVHEHE is encoded by the coding sequence ATGTTCAACAAGCCGAAGAACTGGCGGCGCGTCGCCACCCGCTACGACAAGACCGCCGTCTCATATCTTGGCTTCGACTCCAGCGCCTCAGCTTTCCTGTGGATCAGCTTTGTCCACGAGCACGAGTGA
- a CDS encoding inner membrane CreD family protein: MGVEFLEAVPTYRMVTRASKYAVMFLALGFLTYVLFELLAGLRIHLVQYGLQGLSIVLFPEPPRVCRRLIGLG; the protein is encoded by the coding sequence ATCGGGGTGGAGTTTCTGGAGGCCGTACCGACCTACCGCATGGTCACCCGCGCCTCGAAGTACGCCGTGATGTTCCTGGCGCTGGGCTTCCTCACCTACGTGCTGTTCGAGCTCCTGGCCGGGTTGAGGATCCACCTGGTCCAGTACGGACTGCAAGGCCTGTCCATCGTGCTTTTCCCTGAACCGCCCCGGGTATGCCGGAGGCTGATTGGTTTGGGTTAG